A stretch of DNA from Sander lucioperca isolate FBNREF2018 chromosome 8, SLUC_FBN_1.2, whole genome shotgun sequence:
gtcgactacctcgtaatttttatagccaaacgaaactatcttcggtatcattttgccaactggcgcgttgttgcttgtgcttcattggttgtcttgcaatgtgcctgcttagatgctgtcgaatcaaaacaacgtgggactacagtgattggcaggcagcgcgcgtgctctctgcatgcatacaggtggtgcacatttttttcacagatgcagataaactgagagcggcgcggccgtgtgaacattttcttccccagttttcatgggaagtagcaagtcttctcgagtcaaaaggtgcaagtccaagtgaagtcacgagtcattgatgttaaagtccaagtcgagttgcaagtctttgtacattttgtcaagtcgagtctgaagtcatcaaattcatgactcgagtctgactcgagtccaagtcacatgactcgagtccacacctctgtggcatactacactatgactttttatgtcatactatattatgacattttatgatttttttcatgacatacatactatgacatttttatggcatactatactatgacatttttattaatttttacgatatactatactatgacttttttatggcatAATACTATGTcatttttaatgattttgtTATGGCATTTatatgacatattatactatgacatttttataaccTTTAATGGCATTCTAAACTATGATGAGACATTTGTACTTTGAGAAACTATGCTGTAGAGAATCGTTGCATCCTTAACTGTCATAAACGTGTTGATCCTGTTCCTGTCATTGGCAGTAATGCTTTTAAATCAACCCACAACAGCATGAGACAAAACACTGGCCACTTTTAAAAGCTTCCTAGTCACCTGGCAAGACTTAAGTGTCCTGAGAATAAAATAACTTGGACTGTCTTTTTAACTCAGCATAACCATTTTCTGACCAGTTCAATTTTGTGTCAATATGAACACTCAGATTgaagatggattttttttcatagCCAGAATTTTACTTCCTCTGTATTCCATGTAGGGAAGTTTTATAACATTGGAGATCAGACGGGGCACGGTGAGGACCATTGTCAGTTTGTAGACTCCTTTCTGGATGGACGGACCGGCACCCAGATGCTTGCTGACCAGCTACCAAGCAGACCAGGTATTTTGGTTAGCTATAACCATTAACAGATcatattaaatctttattatgtAGACTCTTATCCCTCTTCTGTGTCCTTGTACCAGGGTTTTATAGAGCGATGAGACAGGAACCTGTCAACTTTGGAGAGATTGGAGGGAAGTCACATGTTACTTACGTAGGCTGGTACGAGTGTGGCACACCCATCCCTGGGAAGTGGTAAGACCCCCACAGGCCTGTCCAGGAAGGATGACTTTCTTGGTcgggaggaagaagaagacgtCTCACTAGGCCTGAAGGGAGGTCGGCCTTTCTTTCATGTTACCATGGACACTGTACCATAGTAGACACCATGGGTCTGTCTCTTTGAACTCAGCCTATTCTCCCAGGTATGAACATGTAGGAATATTAGATGTCCCAAAATTCTATTGAGTGCATTTGTACCATTGGTCATAATTTCTCTATTTATCAAAAATGCATTCAGCGAAGGAATGCAGGGTTTTGAGTGTTGAATATGCAGTAATCACAGAGAAAATGTTGGGAAGCTGGCTCCCAAAGTGTAATAACTTGTATGATATTATTTATCAAAGGGGATTGCTATTGAATATTCTGTGTGTGCTCGGGCTTTTGAGATGAGAAAGTAAAACTCATTCACAATACTTGCATTTCACACACAAATTGTGTCATTTGTATACAGAAAGGTGCCAATCATACTTTCATTGTACATTTGGACTATGTAAAATACAagtacacacagacatgcagaaTTGACCTTCTGCTAGCCCTAAGGGATTATTAGCAGTTGCAGTTTGCACAGTATTAAACCtttgtttatatatgtatatggtgtgaaatacagtatgtataccAGGGATCATATAGTTTGATACATTTCAGGTACAAGATAAAACAGCTTTTAGCCAAATTGTTGATTTATTAttagaaaaacaaaagcttGACTGTTTCTATGGGGTCACTTGGAAagattaatgtatttttaatgcTTGTGCAGActtgtcatatattttataaaataataaaatatatataaaaattataAACTGAGCTTCAATGTGGAAATGACataatttatgttttgttttcaaaCTTACAACAAAGTGTACATAAAGCTATAAATCATTGGAGAGAAGTTGTTAGGTTTCTTCCACATCTGTCATGACTATGGTTGTTTTTGATGCACCATGTATGTTTTCAGCAATAAatcttgtttttatatttactgATATTCATTTACATTTGACTTCAATGACTTATGTTTAAGGTAAAGTAagacattttgaattgattTTGCGGTAATTCTCTTTTTTGCCAAGAGTCAGATGAGATGATTGATATGCACCATGGATGTACTGTATTAGATATGCACTCTCTGAAGTTACTATTAGCAGCCAGCTAACTTAGATTagcacaaaaacaggaaacgcagggaaaacagctagctaTGCTGTCAACAAAATCAGTCTACCAGCTCCTCTAAAGCTCGCTAATAAACacatctcatttgtttaatctgaACAAAACCCAAAGCGTAAAAATGATAATTTCGCTATTTTTGGGGGGTTTTGTGCCAAAGCCAAACTATCGAGaccagttgccaggcaaccagtagGGACTCATACATATGAGCATACATACATGAGAATAGTATCAATCTCTCTCTGCATGAAAGCTAATAGACTAAGCACATTTCCcaaatgtctgtgtttttgtgcttaAATTTTGATCTGAATTGGATCAAACACATCAGGGTGAAGGATGTAATACGGACTTCAAGACCAGAGGTAGACATTAGCTAACCATAATACATTTCTAACATTGTGCCAACTGTACCAATATTACAGACTAACATCTAAAGAGAATGATTTTGGTTTGGCACAGACTAGGTGAAGAGCAATGCTAAACACACTTCTCTAAATTATTTTTAGTAAACCCTATGCACTAAATTCTTCACACTCAGTGACAGTTTGACATATAATACCAACATACTCCCATGCCACATGTCCTAGCCAACCACAACCCacaggcaggaaaaaaaaatgggaaTACCAGCATTACTAGAGTTTTCCAAATCTGGATGggggagaagagaaagagagaagccaAACTTAACAGAGACATGAACTCAGAAACCACAAAGTGAGAAAGAGTGTTAAGAGAAAGACAGCAAGACATTGCACAGGCCAAGAGCAAtgcaatatcaaaacaaaaagataaGTCTTCAACTGGGTCTCAATCATTTATTAGGTTCAAGAAAGAAATGTTACAGTTTATACATAAACAACTAATCTCACTTGAGGGTGGAATTTGATTTATTAGTAAAAACCAGTGATAagataaagagaaagaaaggaataCTAAGCTTTACTGGAGATGATATAATTAGCTAAACAAAAGAAGCTTTATTTATGACACTGGGATCTACTTCTCCCATAAGCCATCACTTAGCTAGTGTTCCCAACATGGGGCAGTTTCATTGACACATCATTAATACCAACATGGTGGTGaaattgataaaataaaaaattaaaactaaacaaacaagacaaaaacaacaaaaggggTAACTTTTCATTTAGATAGTGTCTTATAAATGCATCTATACATAGTTAACTCAACACAAGCGGTTGAGATGTCTGTCATCGACATGTAAGACACAAATGCAGAATATGGATGCTGATCTCACTTGCAAAATGAAGCGTTACCATGAAAAGAACAATAAACAGTTTGTGCAACAGCCTGTTTTGGTCACCCAGGTGTGTGCATACAGACCGGTTACATGTTTATGGAAACAAGAGGGCAGAGCAGACATTGGTGATGTGACAGGAGAAGAAGGGAAAATAACACAAGGAACATACACCAGGGCCAGAGTAGAGTGGTGTGTTGAAGAGACAGCATACAAACAATAACCATCAGACAGGTGGGGTTGCTTGTTTCATATTTGGACTTGATATTTGTacggggtgggggtgggggggtgggtggggggaaGGGGGGGTGCAGAGCAGTAAACCATGTTTACTGCACCCACTCCAAACAGTTGGAGCCCCACAGGGGAAGGATTTGGGATGTGTATAAGGATTAGTAACATCCGCTATCCTTTTTTACCGATACCCAGGGCCTGGCTGAGTGTAGCCCTGGCCGTAAGGGGGGCGGTTGCGAGCATATGGGTTAGCAGCTCCTGGTGGAGGGGTGACAGTGTTGCCTGGTGGCGGGGTGTATCCCGGGCGGGGTTGGTACCCTGAGCCGGGCTGGGAGCTGGGCGGCAGGCTGTAGTTGGCAGGCTGGGTGGCCTGGGATGTATAGTTTTGGGGAGGGAAGGCTGCTTGATACTGCTGGGCTCCCTGAGTTGGATGGGGCTGCTGCTGGCCACCCTGGAAACCcggagctggagctggagccGGAGCTGGACCGGAGGCTGGAGCCTGGGAGGAGGGAGGTGCGTAGTTctgaaactgctgctgctgtggctgtGGTGGGCCAGGCTGAGGGGCACCGGGCTGAGTGCTGTATCCtgcagagagggaggaaaggagggagtCTCTTCAATTCACTCTAGAGAGGAAAGAGAATTCCCTTACTTTACAACACAGCAGCTACCTTTTTTCCTCTTAAATCCTGACCATTTTTACTCTTACCAGAGTACTGCATATtgtactgctgctgctgaggtggGGCACCTGGTTGCTGAGGCGGGTATCCACCTGGAGCCTGGTACTGCTGATACACCTGACCTGAAGAGACAGGGACAAGCATAATCAATACACAGATAGAACCAAACATATAAGATAGCCACTACTAATATAAACCATTATCCATTACATCTTAATCTATTAAGGTTTTTCCAGGCTACATGCAACTCAAGGTCACTCCAGAGTGGCAGTAATACATGGCAGCCTGTTTGGTAATTGCCAAATATACCAAAGGAATTTCTGCACGTAGGAAGTTACAACAATTAACAGTTGACAATAACAGATAGCTGGCAAACAACTATCCACCACAGAGCCTTCTGTATGATTGTATGTGTTTAAATTTGGAGCAGCTATTCAACTGCTACTTTTAGTGCTATTATCACAGGGAACAGATCGTGTAGAGTCTCTTCCACAGACCACCTGCTGACGTAGTTACAGTTGGGTGGAGTAAAGATTATGTATATGTCTTGTAAAGCCAGATGCATTAAAACCTTTTTAACATCTGGTTACATCTGGCTAGAATACAATCGGGTGGCATATTCATCTTGAAAGCTTCTTAGTTGCATTTACGCTTTGCTTTTTTTCTATCACATAGCTATTCAAGATGCATGAAGTTAATTAAGTGTAAATGGGGTCTCTGTATCTTCACAGAAACAGCTGTGCATCTTTCACACACAACTGCTTCAATAAAAACAGCTGCAACCACTTTGATACAAGTATTTGTTGCTAAAAAGCCCAGTACCCAGAGATATCTCTCTATGGGACGATTCAGTAGAATTGGCTCCGAGCTAGAGAACAGCATGCAGATACTCgaaaaaacataaacacacttaGGATGCTAAACTGAAGCTGAAATATGCATCCTCTATTGAGATACTAaggcactctgtgtgtgtgtgtgtgtgtgtgtgtgtgtgtgtgtgtgtgtgtgtgtgtgtgtgtgtgtgtgtgtgtatatgtatgtgtgtgtgtgtgtgtatgtatatatatatataaactcagGCCAGGAGTTGTTCTCTGCACCACCAGATACATCTATGTTTGCAGACAGTGACTTCCTGCTGCACATTTATTCACTATGACTTCACCGGTCCACTGCATCCATGCACATGTGGAGGATGGCCACCATCATCTCTACAGCTCCAGTCATCTCATGTTCCACTTATTAGCAACACTTAAATAGCATGATGAGTAATCAGGGATACCTTTCTTGACATTGATGccgtttttatgttttaaaaacatGGAAACAATTTCTCCTTGTTATTTTACATTTGCTCATCCAAGTTTTCCATTGAATGCCTGAATGTTCAGCAGACAAGCGAATACTTGGCAAACTAATGTTCTCCCTTAATAAGGCCTAAATTTTACTCCCAAATCTCCTGCCTGGCATATAAATTTGGGTAACGACACATGAAAAGCAAAGCGCAAGAGAAGGCATAATAAAATAGGGCCGCCCCAGGGTTCACTGGTTTTTCAAGCGCTGGTAAAACTGGTGCTGATTTTCCACTCATTTGGGAGGGCTGACATGACACTTTACAATTCTTGAGAGTCTGAACAAAGCAAAGCTAAAGAGACTCCTATGAAATGCTGTACTGTCAGAGAACCTCAATGCACTCCTTCTTAATAACTCCCTCTTTTTCATATCCAATAATTTAACATTCAAAGTAGCACATACATTACAAAAACAATTATTGTACTAAAAACAACTGACTTTGAAGCTGAGGCTCAATTAACCAGCAGTCAGAAAACAAGTCATATTACTTTGCATTGGTCTTGGAGACACTTGACAACTAAATGTTTAGCTAGAAACAGGGTACCTCTTTAGTGTCTTTTTATAAGCATTGAAGTGATGTGGCAACCATCTGTTATCTCACTGACAGCACCTTTAACATGAACACCATGGTCTTTATTGTGTGACAAGGCATGTGTGTTAAATTGGCTTCTTCTCCTGTTCTCCTCGGCCTGTAATTCATCATGAGTGTTATGTAAGAGTATGAAAGGATGCATGGTTGTTAGACCCCTTTGGCTGGGGAGTTCATTTAACTCCAGTGTAGCCAAGAGGTCAACTATGAGCCTGCTGAGTGCCCACGGGACAAACGACTAGGGTCTCACTGAAGACAGAGCCGCAATGCTTCAGAAGAAAAACCCCAAGTTGGGAAAATTATGTTTATTAGAACAATTAAGCATTTGGCTGTAGTTCTGCTGACCTTTAAACATGCCTCAAAAAGGAGTCTTGAGAACAATAAACATTTCACACCAAACACACTTCTGCCCATCTGATAAAGAGCCTTATGCAAATGTCCTCAGCCGTTGATACATACACATGTTTAGAGTTTCTGCCTTTCTTGCACACATATTGCCAAGGGTATATCAACATATGACAGACAACAGGATGAAATCTTTACCATCTGCTTATGGATCTTGTTAGCAACATTCTTATGATAACAAGTAACCTAAGCTTGCATTGAAAGTGAGCTTAAGGCTAGCTTTAAAAGGCCACACATGCTCAGTTGGCATCCAATCTCAGTGTATTTGCTTTTATAAATTCTTGTGCATCGACTGGTTGTTCTAATTTGCCTTGAGGCTGTTACACTGACAGCCAGAGACAGGAATAATGTGAGGACAGGGTCGAGTTGGAGATGAGGATCGGCAGGATCTAGTTTAATGTCTTTGTGTGCCAACCATCTGCAGCCTTGGAAGTAAGAAAAGAGATGAAGAAGAGAAACTGTGAggagaaaacaaacaattcGTTGCTACGCTAGGCTTGGAGATGTATCTATCAACTTGTTACAAGATTACAAGATGGTATCTAGCAAGAGCTGCCAATGTATATAATAACAATACTTAACTGATCTCTGTGGGGAAATTATCTCTTTACTTGGTACTAGTTAAAAGATAATTGTTACTAGTTTTCTAGAATTATTCGAGTAACTCAAATAATTCGATTACTAAAAAAcctcgatgcaaaatgatttgcctcgaagctttgtttaatcaatgttaccaacgtatcgctcacggtgtttccgcacggatgattattactgtcgcacaccgggCTGACGCTGCTGGCGACACATGCCATGAAGACTGACGGCGCACATTACAAAATGAAGAGCGTAAATAGTGAGGgactaagagaagagacaggctggagaaaacgacagaaagtgtccaaagtttggaatcggttcaaacgtaattaaaacgaaaactgtacagtgtgtgtactgtgaaatcgaactagcttaccacaataaaatcacgacgtcaatgcttcagcatctcaacagaaaacattgagtctaactttatcatccattccacgaagcggacccgacaaaagtaaatcacagagtcgtatgaacgatgaaacaaaaacaaagacaagaaaatgcGTAGTGGCGACgacaatttgatctaaagagccgacttgttgactatcccttcggaaaaacagctgattgttgcgcgcacctctctctctcgctcgctcttcacggagaaacagctgatcaacgatctactagcataagtgtaacagaactgtgtgacattgtaatcaaatatataaataaaaataggttgagtataactaatatttacatataggcctatatacagagcagtctcaggttgaaacttgtagttctgaaagttaagttgcacaatttaaggtaatgtatgtttaatgtatgccttagtttgaggttgttattgcatttcagaaaaagttttctttaaaaacaatgtaatatggcacttaacTGCACTAAataggtttagttttttttttttttttttgagagatgatgtAAACAATGTAGGCActatataaattataatatacttatatttataatattataatattattattgctcttcaataaaacaaaagtatttttttatccgattactcAATTAATCGaaggaataatcggtagaatactcgattactaaaataatcgatagctgcagccctacttgGTACAGAAAGATTCCCTGGAGCTGGTACAAAGGCTTGCTCAACTTAAGCAGGGTTAACGCCTGCTCACACAGGGGCTTAAGTTTAATAATGGGCGGTCAGCCTTTTTAATACCACACATCTAGTAGCCTTGAAATAACACCTGTCTTGtccaaatgtgtttgtttgaactTATATTAAACTGGATGTAATTTAACATTAATTATATAAAAAGGGGATATTGTTCCAATAACTTTTTCATACAGGACAGTGATCCTGGCATTCTCGGTGTTTACGCCTGCTCTCTTTTTTCggtaggatatatatatatatacacattattttTCCACATCCAAAAGTTCTGGTATAAAAAGATTGCGTTGAAAGCTTAAATTATTGATATGGTATGAAAGACTGGGAACAACTCCTGAAATCAGCCCGATCGGTTCAGGACATCTCTACTTTTAGCCTTATTACTTTTAGTGATTTATTTCAACTTCTCGTCCTGCTTCTGCTTCACACACTCTAATCGCATCACATTGTGTTACTGTTAAGACCTTACAACTGACTCAAGGTTTTTGCTGAGCTAttccacaatctttccacatACCATCTGGCACAGACATGATGATGAGAATAATAAAGAAGCAAGAGAAAAATACATGTGATGAATATGATGCACACAACCATCACAGATCAAGAGAGATATAGTATAAGCAACTTAAAACTATTGCTCAACAATAACAATTCCACAAAAATATGCCTCCGTGATAGCATCCCTGCATTAACACATCTATTTAagtcttgaaaaccagtcagaACCACACATCAGATCAGCAAGAACAAGTTACTCATTAGAAAATCTGTTGTTTCTCCTACTAAGCAGCTTGCTGTTGAGCTGGCTAACTCAGTGAATGAATAAGTCTTCATCTGGAGCAACTAATAGAGCCCTACGGATAGGCCCTGCATCGCCAACCAGGCCAAACCACAAACCACCAGTTAAATGGAAGTAGTCATACCACGTGTGCAGAGAATCTGTGTTGCAGGTGTGGTCAGGAGTCAGCAGTGCGATTGCTCTGAGAACGAGTTATGGCTCTCACAGGGTGCAACGAAAAGGCATCTTCTTTGCTCCAATGATCTCCTCATTTAGCGAGGCCAAACCACAAACTGAAAATAATCTGATCCACTAACAGCAACAtggcaaacaataaaatatgcTTCATTTCTATGGCTGCACCTGCCTGGGCCTTTCTTCACAACAACAGGAGAAACAAGCCACAGAATTCCCTCATGTTAGGTAAGATACTTGGATAAAAGGAAATGGACATGCAAGATTGGCACAGAAGACCATTTCCCAGAATGTTATTGTGATGAGAAAATTAagtaaaatatgttgtttgtttttgccaACATACTGCCTGATCCTTTGTTCATTTATCTTCATCCAGGCCTTAGGTTTGGGTCCAACATGTCCATGTTAAAGATCGCACACCGGGGTGAGCTATGATATAGTCTCTGCTGAGTAAGATAAACCCTAAATCCATGGATACTCCTGTTTACGGAGCGATTAAGATTCCACAGCGGTGAGAGTCATCATTTCTCATTCAATGAAACTTCTGCTTCAACAGCAGAATGGATCTGATTCCCTAAAACAAGGAACAAGCATTTGCTTAAAGTACATGCAGTCAATTTAGTTTCATTCAGTTCAGTCAGTTTGCTCTTCTCATAGGATAACATTCTTCACTCTATTAACATTTCACCTAATCGAATAGCTGGCAGGGCATAAGTGATCCAATCACTTACCTGGAAAACAGTTTTAAAACAGCAACGTTAATACAGcatgtcggaggaatacagcgtctcctgcagcggggcgTCAGAGGGACTGCAgcgttggctaacgttagcttcctgtctcatctggggtctgataaacagtaaatgatgctatttttcaataaactgtagctgtcatatttcacgggacccacgtgagtgcggatttcatgtcgcggctttcgtcgctgtttgtcactttgcctaagattgagtAAAGTAgtactgttgtttatttggttgccatgacttcgcgagtgatggcgtcctgtcactgttccggTTGCTCACcctaaggggagagagagcggatgacagttcgcttgagttcagtagagcagacggctctgcagagtcatGTAATTACGACTTTTGGCGGTGCACAGTGTACATAGCGGAAAacctgttgtgcgtctgccctatttctgataccgtggcggcccACCACGGTAGAATcaacagaggaaacactgtgTCTGTAATCCAATGGGAAATAAAAAGAAGGTAAGTGGAATTTGATCAACAGAGCTAACTAAAAAATGGTAGTGTAACAGGGTCTGGTGCATTATTTGATCTTCTCTGTCTGTCATAGAAATACTAAATTACACTTGAACGAGTAATTGATTTCAGAGTGGACACAGTCAAGCAAGGCATGAAATTACATCTTGCAAACAGGACTACACTGACTGTGGCAGTGGCTGCACATGTTCTTGGAGTAAATCCTTTAGTCAGTTATGAAGAAAGGAAAGGCCGTCGTTTTGCATAACAGGCCTGCCGTGTATGCCCTGTACCGTATGCATGACCATGGTCGAGACAGGACTAAGCACATATAAACAACATAATACAAACTGCAGTTTGTAGTGTCTATAATTTAGATATATTTGAAGGGTTTTTACTGtggtactgtgtgtgtggaccTGGACCCTGAGACGATGCACAGCTTTTTGGGGGATTGTCTCTTCCgttttactttttgtattttggtATTGCTTCTATGTATTTTTTGCTCCTCCGACTAATTTATTTCCTTCTTTGGATAATAAAGTtaaatttgattacatttttgatttaTTCTACACAAATctgcacattaaaaaaaatattataaccCTGACTAATTTATGAATTATGGCAACAACTTGAGATGAGAGAAACATATTTGTCTGGGTGGTGGGCTGTTATATCTACTGCAAGAATCAATACTATAATGCAGAATGTTTTAAAGATTAATTATTTGGCCTGTAAATCAAATCTTACTCTAAAACCAACCATCAGATGTAATTTTACCTTAGGTGTATAAGATCCTAGGCAAGAACTactcaaaaagaaaaaagcctgGATAAGTAGTTTAGGCAAACACATTTAACCTTGCTCAACAGGGGGTGATATTTTTTATGAGGCTACATTGGTGTTGATGTTGGAAAAACATCCCATATAACAGCACCACTGTAAAAGTAAATGTAATCGCTTAACCATCCATACTCCCTGTGGTAATTATGATATGACACAACCCTGCCTCatgtgtctgcttgtgtgtaCATTATTCTGTATTAAATATGGCTTATGTGCATTTGGGAAATTTCTTGGGAGACACAGtagctgtgtgtgcatgtgtctcacCATCCATGCCAGCTGGGGGTCCCTGCTGTACTCCTGCATAGGGAGCCTGTGGTTGGGGGGGCACCACTGGCTGAGGGGCTGCAGACGAGGAGGAGGCAATGCTGTCAGGGGTT
This window harbors:
- the tfg gene encoding protein TFG isoform X2, producing MNGQLDLSGKLIIKAQLGDDIRRIPIHNEDITYDELVLMMQRVFRGKLQSNDEVAIKYKDEDDDLITIFDSSDLSFAIQCSRILKLTLFVNGQPRPLESSQVKYLRRELIELRNKVNNLLDSLEPPTEPGLAATAPYSAVDGREGKVLAADHTVKHATPVSAASMSAFDPLKNQDEVSKNVISAFGLSEDQAPAPPAVAPEERSGTPDSIASSSSAAPQPVVPPQPQAPYAGVQQGPPAGMDGQVYQQYQAPGGYPPQQPGAPPQQQQYNMQYSGYSTQPGAPQPGPPQPQQQQFQNYAPPSSQAPASGPAPAPAPAPGFQGGQQQPHPTQGAQQYQAAFPPQNYTSQATQPANYSLPPSSQPGSGYQPRPGYTPPPGNTVTPPPGAANPYARNRPPYGQGYTQPGPGYR
- the tfg gene encoding protein TFG isoform X1, with the translated sequence MNGQLDLSGKLIIKAQLGDDIRRIPIHNEDITYDELVLMMQRVFRGKLQSNDEVAIKYKDEDDDLITIFDSSDLSFAIQCSRILKLTLFVNGQPRPLESSQVKYLRRELIELRNKVNNLLDSLEPPTEPGLAATAPYSEAVDGREGKVLAADHTVKHATPVSAASMSAFDPLKNQDEVSKNVISAFGLSEDQAPAPPAVAPEERSGTPDSIASSSSAAPQPVVPPQPQAPYAGVQQGPPAGMDGQVYQQYQAPGGYPPQQPGAPPQQQQYNMQYSGYSTQPGAPQPGPPQPQQQQFQNYAPPSSQAPASGPAPAPAPAPGFQGGQQQPHPTQGAQQYQAAFPPQNYTSQATQPANYSLPPSSQPGSGYQPRPGYTPPPGNTVTPPPGAANPYARNRPPYGQGYTQPGPGYR